The genomic stretch CGCCGATGCCGTAGGCGAGCGCCTTGCGCTGGAGTTCGCCCTTGAGGTGGCGCACCATGACGGCCAGCACCAGGGCGTTGTCGGCCGAGAGCAGGCCCTCGAGGAGCACCAGGGTGCCGAGGATCGCCCAGAATTCGGCGTTGACGGGGGGCATCTGCAGGCCGAACATCAGCGGCCTCCGGGCGTGCCACGGAAGGGCAGCAGGGTGGGGAGTTCTGACATGTTCCTTGGTTCCTCTGGCCCCACAGCGCCCTCGCAGGGCGCTCAAGAGGCGCGGTGATCGCCCCACAATAGAGCACCGCCCGGTGCAGCGGCCACACGCCGGATGAACGTTTTGCACCAAAACAGTGCGGCCCGGAGGGTGGGGGGCGCCGTCCGTTCAGCCGGGCAACTGACCGGTGTCGTCCAGCACGGGGTACGGGCGGCCCTCGGCACGGCATGTGGCCGCCAGTTCCGGGTACGCCCACTCGAAGGCGCGGCCGCGCAACTGCGCCGGGGACAGCTGCGGCGTGTCGTACATCCCGGCCGCCAGGCGCTGGCGCTGCGCCTCGAACAGGATGGTCGCGGCGGCCACCGACACGTTCAGGCTCTGCACCATGCCGAACATGGGAATGACGATGTTGCCGTCGGCGGCGTCTGCCGCCTCGTCGCCGACACCCCACTTCTCGGCCCCCAGCAGGACACAGGTGGGGCGCGTGTAGTCGGCGTCTCGGTAGTCCACGCTGCGCTGCGACAGGTGGGTGGCGAGCACCTGCACACCCTGACCCTGGAGATCGCGCACGGCCTGCACGGCGCTGGCGTGT from Deinococcus sp. AB2017081 encodes the following:
- the trmH gene encoding tRNA (guanosine(18)-2'-O)-methyltransferase TrmH — its product is MTPERYAKILRVLSKRQPTLTVLMDQVNKPHNLSAIIRTCDAVGVLEAHAVPPDDGRELDFQGQTFDATSGSAHKWVSVQRHASAVQAVRDLQGQGVQVLATHLSQRSVDYRDADYTRPTCVLLGAEKWGVGDEAADAADGNIVIPMFGMVQSLNVSVAAATILFEAQRQRLAAGMYDTPQLSPAQLRGRAFEWAYPELAATCRAEGRPYPVLDDTGQLPG